From one Erythrobacter sp. HKB08 genomic stretch:
- the lysA gene encoding diaminopimelate decarboxylase yields MDHFQIRDGVMHAEDVPLPRIAREVGTPVYVYSRATLVRHARVFREALSGLKNPHIAFAVKANPNLAVLGVLQREGYGADVVSGGELARAMAAGMAPQDIVFSGVGKTQQELRYALDADIGQFNIESEEEGQELAEIAAALGLKARCALRINPDVDAGTHDKISTGKADNKFGVPIGDAPAMYARLSELPGLDLRGVAIHIGSQLGTLEPLETAFGKIGRLVETLRADGRKVTHVDLGGGLGVPYRKGEELPPPAEYGAMVERATRGWDVQLMFEPGRVIAGNAGVLLTRVIRVKRGINDPFVIVDAAMNDLARPALYGAWHDFEAVEPTGERMTANIVGPICETGDTFAMGRECDAVAAGDLAVFRTAGAYGATMASSYNSRGFVAEVLVDGDRFEVVADRLPAGEIMAAERVPAWL; encoded by the coding sequence CGTCATGCATGCCGAGGACGTGCCGCTCCCGCGCATTGCCCGCGAAGTCGGCACGCCGGTCTATGTCTATTCGCGCGCCACGCTGGTGCGCCATGCGCGCGTCTTCCGTGAGGCGCTGTCGGGGCTGAAGAACCCGCACATCGCCTTTGCGGTCAAGGCCAATCCGAACCTTGCCGTGCTGGGCGTCCTCCAGCGCGAAGGCTACGGCGCGGACGTCGTTTCCGGCGGCGAGCTTGCCCGCGCGATGGCCGCAGGCATGGCCCCGCAGGACATCGTGTTCTCCGGCGTCGGCAAGACCCAGCAGGAACTGCGCTACGCGCTCGACGCGGACATCGGCCAGTTCAACATCGAATCCGAAGAAGAGGGGCAGGAGCTTGCCGAGATCGCAGCCGCGCTCGGCCTGAAGGCGCGCTGTGCGCTGCGGATCAATCCGGATGTCGATGCCGGCACGCACGACAAGATTTCGACCGGCAAGGCGGACAACAAGTTCGGCGTGCCCATCGGCGATGCACCGGCCATGTATGCCCGTCTGTCGGAACTTCCCGGCCTCGACCTGCGCGGCGTGGCGATCCACATCGGCAGCCAGCTCGGCACGCTGGAGCCGCTGGAGACGGCGTTCGGCAAGATCGGCCGGCTCGTCGAAACGCTGCGGGCGGACGGGCGCAAGGTGACCCATGTCGATCTCGGCGGCGGTCTCGGCGTTCCCTATCGCAAGGGCGAGGAGCTTCCGCCTCCTGCCGAATATGGCGCGATGGTCGAACGGGCGACGCGCGGCTGGGACGTGCAGCTGATGTTCGAGCCGGGCCGCGTGATCGCGGGCAATGCCGGCGTTTTGCTGACGCGCGTGATCCGCGTGAAGCGCGGGATTAACGATCCTTTCGTCATCGTCGATGCCGCCATGAACGACCTCGCCCGCCCGGCCCTCTACGGCGCCTGGCACGATTTCGAGGCGGTCGAACCGACCGGCGAGCGGATGACTGCCAATATCGTTGGTCCGATTTGCGAGACCGGCGATACCTTCGCGATGGGCCGCGAATGTGATGCGGTGGCGGCAGGCGACCTCGCGGTTTTCCGAACTGCAGGCGCATATGGTGCGACCATGGCATCCTCCTACAACAGCCGCGGCTTCGTCGCCGAAGTGCTGGTCGATGGGGACCGGTTCGAAGTCGTCGCCGACCGCCTGCCCGCCGGCGAGATCATGGCGGCCGAGCGCGTGCCCGCCTGGCTCTAG